In Terriglobia bacterium, a single genomic region encodes these proteins:
- a CDS encoding N-acetylmuramoyl-L-alanine amidase has protein sequence MEKTWIGCAATNFSKGRPSPYRPEAIVIHIIVGSLRSADQHFNDPNSRVSAHYGVGKNGEVHQYVDESDTAFRAGIVVRPTWTLIKPNVNPNYYTIGIEHEGLPGKEDAWTDAQVATSSALVGEIARRWNISVDRSHIIGHREIRASKTCPGDWIDLDTFIKNVPTASAGGIPAQTSVRVLANVRVRGTRPSTLSPIIRVLPANAVVRVSGFTNDGERVNGNSTWYSDLDGNFFWAGATDVPRPSG, from the coding sequence ATGGAGAAGACCTGGATTGGCTGTGCCGCCACGAACTTCAGCAAGGGCCGGCCCTCGCCCTATCGTCCCGAGGCGATTGTCATCCACATCATTGTCGGCTCCCTTCGCAGTGCCGACCAGCACTTCAATGATCCCAACTCACGCGTCTCAGCGCACTACGGCGTGGGCAAGAACGGGGAAGTCCACCAGTACGTCGACGAATCCGACACCGCCTTTCGCGCGGGAATCGTGGTGAGGCCTACGTGGACGCTGATCAAGCCAAACGTCAACCCGAACTACTACACCATTGGCATCGAGCACGAGGGTCTCCCAGGTAAGGAAGATGCCTGGACGGACGCTCAAGTAGCCACCAGTTCTGCGCTCGTGGGCGAGATCGCGCGGCGCTGGAACATTTCTGTTGACCGCAGCCACATTATCGGACACCGCGAGATCCGTGCCTCCAAGACATGTCCTGGCGACTGGATTGACCTTGACACATTCATTAAGAATGTACCGACAGCGAGTGCGGGCGGCATTCCCGCTCAGACTTCCGTTCGCGTGCTGGCCAATGTGCGCGTGCGCGGCACGCGACCCAGCACACTCAGTCCGATTATCCGCGTGCTCCCGGCTAATGCGGTGGTCCGAGTTTCTGGCTTCACGAACGACGGCGAGCGCGTGAATGGCAATTCCACTTGGTATTCGGATCTGGATGGAAATTTTTTCTGGGCGGGAGCAACCGACGTCCCGCGCCCATCTGGCTAG
- a CDS encoding sigma-54 dependent transcriptional regulator yields the protein MRRLLLIEDEPAAPADGVQSYLTRERGFDCKREIWNLVAPPDLNRLSVELVIFVAAQASARPMSFFSWLREQRLKTPTLAVLPLAWDPRMVRSAAELVDDFVLSPVRAEELEYRAVRIMKAPTDEILLAGQKLRQELGLSQLVGNDPAFVAAIGAIPNVAASSAPVLLLGETGTGKELCAHAIHSLSERHAGPFIPVECGAIPENLVESELFGHVRGAFTDAHCEQKGLAAMADGGTLFLDEVDSLPLAAQAKLLRFIQEGIYRPLGAQTFYRANLRLVSATNRDLEHCVRQGQFRSDLYFRLNVLPLRLPPLRERRSDIPLLVQHFLGRISSSTPATKLTLAALRVLDAYDWPGNVRELHNVVQRGVAFCSGAPILPAHLGLPVVSCEEDAARNDFRLARSLAIEKFEKAYVEEVLRKNGGNVTRAAQAACKDRRVFGRLVKRYGIDRRNFA from the coding sequence TTGCGCCGACTATTGCTTATCGAGGACGAACCTGCCGCCCCAGCGGACGGCGTGCAGAGTTATCTGACTCGCGAACGTGGTTTCGACTGCAAGCGGGAAATCTGGAATCTGGTAGCCCCTCCCGATCTGAACCGTTTGAGTGTGGAGTTAGTGATCTTCGTGGCTGCGCAAGCTTCGGCGAGGCCAATGAGTTTCTTCAGTTGGCTGCGCGAACAGCGGCTGAAAACCCCGACCCTGGCTGTGCTCCCGCTCGCGTGGGACCCGCGTATGGTGAGGTCCGCAGCAGAGTTGGTGGATGACTTCGTGCTTTCGCCGGTGAGGGCCGAGGAACTGGAGTACCGGGCGGTCAGGATCATGAAGGCCCCCACCGATGAAATACTCCTGGCCGGCCAGAAACTCAGACAAGAGTTGGGACTCTCCCAGTTGGTGGGAAATGATCCGGCCTTCGTGGCTGCAATTGGCGCCATTCCGAACGTCGCGGCCAGTTCCGCGCCCGTCCTGCTGTTAGGAGAAACCGGAACCGGAAAAGAACTCTGTGCTCACGCCATCCACAGCCTGAGCGAGCGTCACGCCGGCCCATTTATTCCTGTCGAATGTGGTGCAATTCCGGAAAATCTTGTAGAGAGCGAACTTTTTGGACATGTGCGCGGCGCTTTCACGGACGCGCATTGCGAGCAAAAAGGGCTAGCCGCCATGGCCGACGGAGGGACTTTGTTCCTCGACGAAGTGGACTCTCTTCCTCTGGCGGCCCAGGCCAAGCTTCTGCGTTTCATCCAGGAAGGCATCTACCGCCCGCTGGGAGCGCAGACCTTTTACCGCGCGAATCTCAGGCTGGTGTCAGCTACCAATCGCGACCTCGAGCATTGCGTCCGTCAGGGACAATTCCGCTCCGACCTCTATTTTCGTTTGAATGTGTTGCCCTTGCGTCTTCCGCCGCTACGCGAACGGCGCAGCGATATTCCCTTGTTGGTCCAACACTTTCTTGGAAGGATATCTTCGTCCACTCCGGCAACCAAACTGACCTTGGCAGCCTTGCGGGTGCTCGATGCCTACGATTGGCCAGGGAACGTTCGCGAGCTGCATAACGTGGTGCAAAGGGGAGTTGCATTCTGTTCTGGAGCTCCTATTCTTCCTGCTCACCTGGGACTGCCGGTAGTTTCATGCGAAGAGGATGCCGCGCGCAATGATTTCCGTTTGGCACGGTCCCTCGCCATCGAGAAGTTTGAAAAGGCCTACGTGGAGGAAGTCCTGCGCAAAAACGGCGGCAACGTGACCCGCGCCGCGCAGGCTGCTTGCAAGGACCGTCGCGTGTTCGGCAGGCTGGTGAAGCGTTACGGTATCGACCGCCGCAATTTCGCATAA
- a CDS encoding DUF4255 domain-containing protein: MATTQAIASTCEAVVRLLRSNYDPADFNGATLDFQVYVAEDFNRPMEEGVSLFLYRVYQNGNYRTPAGRLLPDGRRQATKLPLDLHFLLTAWAKKASLQHQIAGWMMRVMEDNSTLPPSVLNAYQPNVFRPDEGVDVGLTELSVEDMFHVWEVMINHVYQLSVPYQARMIEIESAVTIAPLGIPVQERIADYRSRG; encoded by the coding sequence ATGGCTACTACCCAGGCGATTGCCAGTACGTGTGAAGCGGTAGTGCGGTTGCTACGTTCAAATTACGATCCCGCCGACTTCAATGGCGCCACGCTGGACTTTCAGGTGTATGTAGCGGAGGACTTCAATCGGCCCATGGAGGAAGGTGTCTCCCTGTTTCTCTATCGTGTCTATCAGAACGGAAATTACCGCACTCCCGCTGGGCGGTTGCTGCCGGATGGCCGCCGTCAGGCCACGAAGCTGCCGTTGGATCTGCATTTTCTGTTGACCGCGTGGGCAAAGAAGGCGTCTCTGCAGCACCAGATTGCGGGCTGGATGATGCGAGTGATGGAAGACAACTCGACCTTGCCCCCCAGCGTGCTAAACGCTTACCAGCCCAATGTCTTCCGCCCGGACGAGGGAGTGGATGTGGGTCTCACGGAACTCAGCGTAGAAGACATGTTCCATGTCTGGGAGGTCATGATCAACCACGTGTACCAGCTTTCCGTGCCTTACCAGGCGAGAATGATTGAGATTGAATCGGCCGTTACGATCGCGCCGCTGGGAATTCCGGTGCAAGAACGGATTGCAGACTACCGGAGCAGGGGCTGA
- a CDS encoding phage tail sheath subtilisin-like domain-containing protein, whose protein sequence is MPEYLAPGVYVEEVSFRSKSIEGVSTSTAGFVGPARFGPVGGPPELLTSFADFERIYHGLDELEFTDTGESVNYLAQGVRSFFDNGGKRLYVVRIFEPPESVSAIPDSAYATGAITDAIAGSPSPSISLQARYPGGLVGDATRNIGLIFTVHVTKNVLTGVPHDPVNPTSPKDPALRGVNMNDLVWISDATASPSTTGPFGDVYWAEKYFDTTVVPNQWSWRFHGSSVGSPSGTLELKDFIPGVTLVRVVTVGVQINYPGRFPRTDSFQNLTFHPDHPESLSQFFAKDLNSRSMALTLPLIFDPDQEYKNGAEIAQIMMSQPRSAAETARLHKILGRSTGFSILETLGDDQLADTDRQIIVSLSGGSDGRRPTAARYEGEDDDPKNKTGLKALEDISDVSIVAAPGYSGRNDSDSNFEDKTLQVSQLLIAHAERMRYRIAVLDSIDGHDLTEVREFRAKMDSSHAAFYYPWVRVIDPITEDETNLPPAGFVAGLYADNDILYGVHKAPANMVVQDAIGFELMLNKAQQDVLNPEGINCFRFFEGRGYRLWGARTASSDPEWKYVNLRRYFAYLEHSIDKGTQWVVFENNSDLLWANVRTTVEDFLFNEWKSNHLMGEKPEQAYFVRCDRSTMTQNDFDNGRLICLIGVAPVRPAEFVIFRIGQWVGSQA, encoded by the coding sequence ATGCCTGAGTATCTAGCTCCAGGCGTTTACGTGGAAGAAGTAAGCTTTCGCTCGAAGAGCATTGAAGGCGTCAGCACGAGCACGGCGGGCTTTGTCGGTCCCGCGCGGTTTGGCCCCGTGGGCGGCCCGCCCGAACTGCTCACCAGCTTCGCCGACTTTGAGCGGATCTATCACGGCCTGGACGAACTGGAATTTACCGACACTGGCGAGTCCGTCAACTATCTGGCCCAGGGTGTGCGCTCCTTCTTTGACAACGGCGGTAAGCGGCTCTATGTGGTGCGAATTTTTGAGCCGCCCGAATCTGTTTCCGCGATTCCGGACTCGGCCTATGCCACCGGGGCGATCACCGATGCGATCGCGGGATCGCCCTCTCCCTCCATCTCTCTGCAGGCCCGCTATCCTGGCGGCCTGGTGGGCGACGCGACCAGGAACATCGGCCTTATTTTCACCGTGCACGTTACCAAGAACGTGCTTACGGGGGTGCCTCACGATCCTGTCAATCCGACCTCGCCGAAGGATCCGGCGCTGCGCGGGGTCAACATGAATGACTTGGTATGGATCTCAGACGCGACTGCTTCTCCCTCGACCACAGGTCCCTTCGGAGACGTCTACTGGGCGGAAAAGTATTTCGACACGACTGTCGTCCCCAACCAGTGGAGCTGGCGCTTCCACGGTAGCAGTGTTGGAAGTCCTTCCGGCACACTGGAGCTAAAAGACTTTATTCCAGGCGTGACGCTGGTGCGAGTGGTGACGGTCGGCGTGCAGATAAATTATCCCGGCAGGTTTCCCCGGACCGACTCTTTCCAAAATCTCACATTTCATCCTGACCATCCTGAATCTCTGAGCCAGTTCTTCGCCAAAGATCTGAACAGCCGGTCGATGGCACTTACACTTCCCCTCATCTTCGATCCTGACCAGGAGTACAAGAACGGGGCAGAAATCGCCCAAATCATGATGTCGCAACCGCGCAGTGCGGCGGAAACTGCACGCCTGCACAAGATACTCGGCCGCTCAACCGGATTCAGCATTCTGGAAACACTCGGCGACGATCAACTGGCCGACACGGATCGGCAAATCATTGTCAGCTTGAGTGGCGGCAGCGATGGCCGGCGCCCCACCGCCGCCCGCTATGAGGGCGAGGACGACGACCCCAAAAACAAAACCGGCCTCAAAGCGTTGGAAGACATAAGCGATGTGTCGATTGTTGCCGCCCCTGGCTATTCCGGGCGCAACGATTCCGACAGCAACTTCGAGGACAAGACCCTGCAAGTCTCACAACTCCTGATTGCTCATGCCGAGAGAATGCGTTACCGGATTGCCGTGCTGGATTCAATCGATGGCCATGACCTGACTGAAGTGCGTGAGTTCCGCGCCAAGATGGATTCCTCTCACGCGGCGTTTTACTACCCGTGGGTCCGCGTCATCGATCCCATCACCGAGGATGAAACCAATCTTCCACCGGCGGGTTTCGTGGCTGGCCTGTATGCCGATAACGACATTCTGTACGGTGTCCATAAAGCCCCGGCCAACATGGTGGTCCAGGACGCGATCGGTTTTGAGCTGATGCTGAACAAGGCGCAGCAAGACGTTCTCAATCCCGAGGGCATCAATTGTTTCCGTTTCTTTGAAGGCCGGGGATACCGTCTCTGGGGTGCGCGGACAGCCAGTTCCGATCCAGAGTGGAAGTATGTGAACCTGCGGCGCTACTTCGCTTACCTGGAGCACTCGATAGACAAGGGCACGCAGTGGGTCGTGTTTGAAAACAACAGCGACTTGCTTTGGGCGAACGTGCGGACGACGGTGGAGGATTTTCTTTTCAACGAATGGAAATCCAACCATCTGATGGGCGAGAAACCCGAGCAAGCCTACTTCGTGCGCTGTGATCGCTCCACGATGACCCAAAACGACTTCGACAACGGGCGTTTGATTTGCCTGATTGGTGTAGCACCCGTCCGTCCGGCGGAGTTTGTGATCTTCCGCATCGGCCAATGGGTGGGCTCACAAGCCTGA